Below is a genomic region from Nitrospirota bacterium.
CATGCCGTTCGCTGCCCTGAACCCTGTGGACGGTTGAAGCAAGGACTCTTGTTACATTATGGTTTCTGAGCATTACACGTATGAGCCTCCTCTGGGCTCGAAAGGGTGTTAATATGGCAATCTTGGAGGGTTCAACACCTTTTCCTATCATCAAAGCGACAGCCTCAACAGCCTTTTTTGCAGAATCGAACCTTATAAAACCACCATACTTTTGAGACCAAGTGCCTTCTGCATCAACTGGTGTTAAGGTGACTGGCTTTATATTAGGTAATGCAGAAATTTGGCGTTCCTTTCGCCAAGCAGGGTCGCTAATTTTATCCATTGCTACAACAAGTTTACGGTTATAGAATACGTTACTCACTATTTTGCATATAGGTACCACCATCCTTGATTGTTCAGTAAGCATGACAGTGTTGTTTAAATCATCCCGCATATACAGGAATATGGATTCACCAAGCCATTTCAGCACATCTGGCTGAGTGGCCTTTACAATAGGCGAGAGCTGTTTTGGATCGCCCGCGAAAATAGCACTCTTACCTAGAGGCGCAATCGCCAAGGCATGAGCTTTGCTCATCTGGCTTGACTCATCAAAAACTATAAGATCAAAAGGATAAAATTCCCTCAGTATGTCCAGTTGAAAAAGCGCCCTTGTGGATGTTAATGCACAAAGGCTGGAGTTTTTTATTACTTCGCGGGCCTTGCGCTTCATCTGTTTCTGAAAAAATTCCTTTTTTTCTTTCCAGGCAGCATATTTTTGTGCGTCCTCTGGGTTTGGTTTCAAGCTCTCATGCTTTATAAGCTCCTCTAAAATCCGTTCATCAGATGCAGGTAAAAGATGATTTCTCCCGGCATAGTACTCAGGCCTGAAATGTGCCCCAATTCTTTTGATTTTGTTTCTAAGGGATAACGCATCGGGAATATGTCTTTGAGCCTTTTCAAGGGCCTTGTCAATAGAGGTCAATGCTTCATCAACGGCCACATTGGTGGTAGAAAGAAGAAGTATTTTGTTATCCGGAAATTTTAAAAGGTATTCAGAAAGAAGGACTCCGAGA
It encodes:
- a CDS encoding AAA family ATPase produces the protein MHAELDRNEILKAIGRELYVQEKRIELRVFKRQREERLWRLTVERTEDFSQLDENLEGADAWWPEPEKGIADVLAVIPEEEQIILRYASTTPPDTNQKIFIYPPSFLESLRNAWNDLDWYNQICRKYELLLSHSFQSNISPFFKDAFTFRLKWLRDAQRGSFRLLDYSCGFLWGPPGTGKTTTLGVLLSEYLLKFPDNKILLLSTTNVAVDEALTSIDKALEKAQRHIPDALSLRNKIKRIGAHFRPEYYAGRNHLLPASDERILEELIKHESLKPNPEDAQKYAAWKEKKEFFQKQMKRKAREVIKNSSLCALTSTRALFQLDILREFYPFDLIVFDESSQMSKAHALAIAPLGKSAIFAGDPKQLSPIVKATQPDVLKWLGESIFLYMRDDLNNTVMLTEQSRMVVPICKIVSNVFYNRKLVVAMDKISDPAWRKERQISALPNIKPVTLTPVDAEGTWSQKYGGFIRFDSAKKAVEAVALMIGKGVEPSKIAILTPFRAQRRLIRVMLRNHNVTRVLASTVHRVQGSERHVIIFDPVCGSSDFLSDDNGMRLINVAISRAMALLIILLSEGDKTNEVFNQISKMITHSEISESPIPLSEVVLTNGFPENFIGKFVEFPIGICKIIGLEREGNDPKVKVLDIESGRERKFSIRILKEKVV